From Daucus carota subsp. sativus chromosome 6, DH1 v3.0, whole genome shotgun sequence, the proteins below share one genomic window:
- the LOC108227226 gene encoding oxygen-evolving enhancer protein 2, chloroplastic, translated as MASTSCFLNHPTLVRSSTLQQRHVQSIKPNQVICRAQKQVVTEEDNALVSRRLALTVLIGAAAVATKVSPADAAYGEAANVFGKPKTNTEFKPYTGKDFSLLIPSKWNPSKEVEYPGQVIRFEDNFDTTSNLSVMVTPTDKKSITDYGSPEQFLLTVDYLLGKQAYFGKTASEGGFEQDAVATANILETSTPVVGGKQYYSLSVLTRTADGDEGGKHQLITATVSDGKLYICKAQAGDKRWFKGLKKFVESATSSFSVA; from the exons ATGGCTTCAACTTCTTGTTTCTTGAACCACCCTACACTCGTTAGATCATCTACTCTACAACAACGCCACGTTCAATCCATCAAGCCTAACCAAGTAATCTGCCGTGCCCAGAAGCAGGTGGTCACTGAGGAAGATAATGCACTTGTGTCTCGCAGGTTGGCCCTCACTGTGCTCATCGGTGCGGCTGCTGTGGCCACCAAGGTCTCTCCCGCTGATGCTGCCTATGGTGAAGCTG CAAATGTGTTCGGCAAGCCAAAGACAAACACAGAATTCAAACCTTACACCGGAAAGGATTTCTCTTTGTTAATTCCTTCTAAATGGAACCCGAGCAAGGAGGTTGAATACCCTGGTCAGGTTATTAGATTTGAGGACAATTTCGACACCACCAGCAACCTCTCTGTCATGGTCACTCCAACCGACAAGAAGTCCATCACCGACTATGGATCTCCTGAACAATTCCTATTAACA GTGGACTATTTGCTAGGAAAACAAGCCTACTTTGGTAAAACTGCTTCAGAG GGTGGCTTTGAACAAGATGCTGTAGCAACAGCAAATATATTGGAGACCTCGACTCCAGTGGTGGGTGGAAAGCAGTACTACAGCCTGTCTGTGTTGACAAGGACTGCGGATGGGGATGAAGGGGGCAAACACCAACTCATCACCGCCACAGTTTCAGATGGTAAGCTTTATATATGCAAGGCTCAAGCCGGAGACAAGAGATGGTTCAAAGGACTAAAGAAGTTTGTGGAGAGCGCTACAAGTTCATTCAGCGTTGCTTAA